Proteins co-encoded in one Hyla sarda isolate aHylSar1 chromosome 4, aHylSar1.hap1, whole genome shotgun sequence genomic window:
- the LOC130367297 gene encoding extracellular calcium-sensing receptor-like, protein MTITLPRTIWTLVIFQLIPVFHSDNYRCSLEVLEVEKMEGLSQAGDILFGAMLPLHLDKVYQQISFRERPPMTTCKMFHLETYQQIQVLTFATQEINSNINILPNITLGFQVYDSCNVLHFDLRGALQVLTGSSTAIPNYRCAQDHLLSGFIGPAFSTHSIVQAHILGLYKYPQISHFSTSRLLSDRKKFPSFFRTVPNDVFQSQGLSELVLYFGWTWVGLVAVDNDYGQQGIQMVKHEITKSGACVAFTENILISQADRNAPRVVKTIKQSTAKVVILFSTDLDLVPILEEMIKQNITGKTFLASEGWSTSTIYSDEKFSQLLPGTIGLTFFSGIVPGFEDFIYNVTPFMSLGQNWARLFWRDTFGCTVIDNRTKISYLETVEKQCNGKETLRSVQNSYTDVSNLRTTNKVYIAVSALAKALEDLRMCRDNKYLLHQGFCTDIWNFTPWQLLYYMKRVRLTLNGGREFYFDENGDPPAVYDIVNWQLSPEGTLQQVKFGSYDMSTPEGLVFTINSSALLWVTGDHQMILLMIYPLLPQCWLYLSDALDCFKCPSDQWPNPQKSKCVQKPIDYLSYEEPLGITLTTTSIVSSLIPSFILRLFLQYKNSPIVKANNLSLSCLLLTSVSLCFLCSLVFIGYPQLAQCLFRQVTFGLVFTLCISCILAKTILVVFAFMATRPGTGLKKWTSPQASYLIIFMCFVIQLIFCIAWLSLAPPFPQYNFQVQSVLIVECNEGSPIAFWTMLGYLFLLATISFIMAFLARKLPDAFNEAQYITFSMTAFLTVWISYIPASLSAQGKYTVATEIFAILASSWALVICMFVPKCFILLFKPQKNTREYLMKSKFVLKAV, encoded by the exons ATGACGATCACATTACCAAGAACCATATGGACCCTTGTCATTTTCCAGCTCATTCCTGTTTTCCATTCTGATAACTATCGTTGCAGTTTGGAGGTTCTGGAAGTTGAGAAGATGGAAGGTTTATCACAAGCCGGAGATATTCTATTCGGAGCCATGTTGCCTCTTCATTTAGATAAAGTTTACCAACAAATTTCTTTTCGAGAGAGACCACCTATGACTACCTGTAAAAT GTTTCACCTTGAAACTTATCAACAGATCCAAGTTCTGACATTTGCGACACAAGAGATAAACAGTAACATCAATATCCTGCCCAATATAACTCTGGGGTTCCAGGTTTATGACTCTTGTAATGTTCTTCATTTTGACTTGAGGGGTGCCTTACAAGTACTGACTGGATCCAGCACAGCTATCCCCAACTACCGATGTGCCCAGGATCacctcctctctggtttcattgGACCAGCCTTTTCCACTCACTCCATTGTTCAAGCTCACATCTTGGGACTCTATAAATATCCTCAG ATCAGTCATTTCTCTACGAGTCGTCTTCTGAGTGACAGAAAAAAATTTCCATCCTTCTTCAGGACGGTTCCCAATGACGTCTTTCAGTCCCAAGGACTGTCCGAACTTGTGCTGTATTTTGGATGGACCTGGGTGGGCCTTGTGGCTGTCGACAATGACTATGGGCAGCAGGGAATACAGATGGTCAAACATGAGATCACCAAATCTGGAGCTTGTGTGGCCTTCACCGAAAATATTTTAATAAGTCAAGCAGACCGCAATGCTCCACGTGTAGTGAAGACCATCAAGCAATCGACAGCAAAGGTGGTGATCCTATTTTCGACTGATCTTGATCTGGTTCCCATTTTGGAAGAGATGATAAAGCAGAACAtaacaggaaaaacatttttggctAGTGAAGGGTGGTCTACATCAACCATATATTCCGATGAGAAATTTTCAcagcttctgcctggtaccatcGGTCTGACTTTCTTCAGTGGCATTGTTCCGGGATttgaagattttatatataaCGTCACACCATTCATGTCTTTAGGTCAAAACTGGGCAAGACTATTTTGGAGAGACACATTCGGCTGCACAGTCATAGACAATAGAACAAAAATAAGTTATTTGGAGACTGTAGAAAAACAATGCAATGGGAAAGAAACTCTACGTAGTGTCCAGAACAgctacactgatgtctccaacCTAAGGACCACCAACAAAGTTTACATTGCAGTATCTGCTTTAGCCAAAGCTCTGGAAGATCTTAGAATgtgcagagacaataaatatcTATTGCACCAAGGCTTTTGTACAGACATTTGGAATTTCACACCATGGCAG CTTCTGTATTATATGAAGAGGGTGAGATTGACGCTGAACGGTGGGAGAGAATTCTACTTCGATGAGAATGGGGACCCTCCAGCCGTCTATGACATTGTGAACTGGCAACTGAGCCCTGAAGGAACCTTACAGCAGGTCAAATTTGGGAGTTATGACATGTCGACCCCAGAGGGTCTTGTGTTTACCATCAACTCAAGTGCCCTATTATGGGTCACGGGAGACCACCAG ATGATCCTTCTGATGATTTATCCTTTACTTCCACAATGTTGGTTGTATCTTTCAGATGCCCTCGATTGCTTCAAGTGCCCAAGTGATCAGTGGCCAAATCCTCAGAAATCCAAGTGCGTTCAGAAGCCTATCGATTATCTGTCCTATGAAGAGCCATTGGGTATCACCTTGACGACCACCAGCATTGTGTCATCTTTGATCCCGAGTTTCATTTTGAGACTATTCCTCCAATATAAAAACAGCCCCATAGTCAAAGCCAACAATTTATCTTTGAGTTGTCTTCTTCTCACATCTGTGTCCTTGTGTTTCCTCTGTTCCTTAGTTTTTATTGGCTACCCTCAGCTCGCCCAGTGTCTCTTCCGCCAAGTTACATTTGGCTTAGTGTTTACCCTTTGCATCTCCTGCATTTTGGCTAAAACCATTTTGGTTGTCTTTGCATTCATGGCTACCAGACCAGGCACCGGTCTGAAAAAATGGACAAGTCCTCAAGCATCCTACCTGattatttttatgtgttttgtaATTCAGCTGATCTTTTGCATTGCTTGGCTCTCTCTCGCTCCGCCATTCCCACAATACAATTTTCAAGTTCAATCCGTTCTCATTGTTGAGTGCAACGAGGGGTCACCCATCGCCTTCTGGACCATGTTGGGTTATCTATTTCTTCTGGCCACTATAAGTTTCATTATGGCCTTCTTGGCTCGGAAACTTCCTGATGCCTTCAATGAAGCCCAGTATATTACGTTTAGCATGACGGCCTTCCTCACTGTCTGGATATCTTATATCCCGGCCTCTCTGAGTGCCCAAGGGAAATATACAGTGGCTACGGAAATATTTGCTATCCTGGCCTCCAGTTGGGCTTTGGTCATCTGCATGTTTGTTCCTAAATGTTTCATATTATTGTTCAAGCCTCAGAAGAATACCAGAGAATATCTAATGAAGTCAAAATTTGTTCTAAAAGCTGTGTAA